A single Actinomadura algeriensis DNA region contains:
- a CDS encoding HAMP domain-containing sensor histidine kinase, whose translation MIRRLTGLRARLAAAFLAVALLASVLASGISYVLYRRMVLERVQDAVLADVRQAIATEIPDQLPPDADHLLGERLEAVLTGRVGPLRVLAASETGAEGPVVVSEQAAGNGRRAAVLSVPPGGPVVLPAPGALHVPVDEEFARRALREMVYRRVVRNGTPYLLVGAYPIGYPAAASWRSRPPMVFLSVDLGREAADLRLFTRALLIADGAALAGALVLALLAARGVLRPVRRLGAAARALGDGGLDTRVDVRGRDELADLARTFNGTAEALERTVTELRVKDAASRRFVADVSHELRTPLTSMVALTDVLAEDVASGDGRAARLVAAETRRLNRLVGHLIEISRFDAGAAALVLDDVHVAEAVAATLDARGWTGEVDAAGPADLTARLDPRRFDVVLANLAGNALKHGRPPVTVRFGPAARDGRAGVEVTVTDRGPGLPDGLRDAIFDRFVKADAARTASDGSGLGLSIARENAALHGGTLTASDGAGGGAVFTLWLPAGQDEEAM comes from the coding sequence GTGATCCGCCGGCTCACCGGGCTGCGGGCCCGGCTCGCGGCCGCGTTCCTCGCGGTCGCGCTGCTGGCGTCCGTCCTGGCGTCCGGCATCTCCTACGTGCTGTACCGCCGGATGGTGCTGGAGCGGGTGCAGGACGCGGTGCTGGCGGACGTGCGGCAGGCCATCGCGACGGAGATCCCCGATCAGCTGCCGCCCGACGCCGACCACCTGCTCGGGGAGCGGCTCGAAGCCGTCCTGACCGGCCGGGTCGGCCCCCTGAGGGTCCTGGCGGCGTCGGAAACGGGCGCCGAAGGGCCCGTCGTCGTGTCGGAGCAGGCGGCCGGGAACGGGCGCAGGGCGGCCGTGCTGAGCGTGCCGCCCGGCGGCCCGGTCGTCCTCCCGGCCCCGGGAGCGCTGCACGTGCCCGTGGACGAGGAGTTCGCGCGGCGGGCGCTGCGGGAGATGGTGTACCGCCGCGTCGTCCGGAACGGCACCCCGTACCTGCTGGTCGGCGCCTATCCCATCGGGTACCCGGCCGCGGCGTCGTGGCGGTCTCGGCCGCCGATGGTGTTCCTCTCGGTCGACCTCGGCCGGGAGGCCGCCGACCTGCGGCTGTTCACCCGCGCGCTGCTCATCGCCGACGGGGCCGCGCTCGCGGGCGCGCTCGTCCTCGCGCTGCTGGCCGCCCGCGGCGTGCTGCGCCCCGTCCGGCGGCTCGGCGCCGCCGCGCGCGCCCTCGGCGACGGCGGCCTGGACACGCGGGTGGACGTGCGCGGCCGCGACGAGCTCGCCGATCTCGCCCGCACGTTCAACGGGACGGCCGAGGCGCTGGAGCGGACGGTCACCGAGCTGCGCGTCAAGGACGCGGCGTCCCGCCGGTTCGTCGCCGACGTGTCGCACGAGCTGCGCACCCCGCTGACGTCGATGGTCGCGCTGACGGACGTGCTGGCCGAGGACGTCGCGTCCGGCGACGGGCGGGCCGCGCGGCTGGTCGCGGCCGAGACCCGGCGGCTGAACCGGCTCGTCGGGCACCTGATCGAGATCAGCCGGTTCGACGCGGGCGCCGCCGCGCTCGTCCTCGACGACGTGCACGTGGCCGAGGCCGTCGCCGCGACCCTCGACGCGCGCGGCTGGACCGGCGAGGTCGACGCGGCGGGGCCCGCGGACCTGACCGCCCGCCTCGACCCGCGCCGGTTCGACGTCGTCCTGGCCAACCTCGCCGGGAACGCGCTGAAGCACGGGCGTCCGCCGGTGACCGTCCGCTTCGGCCCGGCGGCGCGGGACGGACGCGCGGGCGTCGAGGTCACCGTCACCGACCGCGGCCCCGGCCTGCCGGACGGCCTGCGCGACGCGATCTTCGACCGGTTCGTCAAGGCGGACGCGGCGCGCACCGCCAGCGACGGCAGCGGCCTCGGCCTGTCGATCGCCAGGGAGAACGCGGCACTGCACGGCGGAACGCTGACGGCGTCCGACGGGGCCGGCGGGGGAGCGGTGTTCACCCTGTGGCTGCCCGCCGGGCAGGACGAGGAGGCCATGTGA
- a CDS encoding metal-dependent hydrolase, with product MMGRTHALSGALAWLAVVPVISREDWIGDYAVSLSVEQVAAGAVVCAGAALLPDIDHHNGRIANTFGPITKDMCKWIGKISGGHRQATHSLLFAVGMGIAMDLLATHFVYVWWACLFMIVGLGLRGIGLDFEGKEPQSALADCALAAIAVWLMHDLDMSFVGFAVGLGCFAHVVGDCLTPRGCPVLWPVKWRTSVPVIPRTDGKVERWVVMPVLSVGIAILAVRSIIGDAAVTWMTSGRGGG from the coding sequence ATGATGGGCAGGACGCACGCCCTGAGCGGCGCGCTGGCGTGGCTCGCGGTCGTTCCGGTGATCAGCCGGGAGGACTGGATCGGCGACTACGCGGTGTCGCTGTCGGTCGAGCAGGTCGCCGCCGGGGCGGTGGTCTGCGCGGGCGCGGCGCTCCTGCCCGACATCGACCACCACAACGGGCGCATCGCGAACACCTTCGGGCCGATCACGAAGGACATGTGCAAGTGGATCGGCAAGATCTCGGGCGGGCACCGGCAGGCGACCCACTCGCTGCTGTTCGCGGTGGGCATGGGCATCGCGATGGACCTCCTCGCCACCCACTTCGTGTACGTCTGGTGGGCCTGCCTGTTCATGATCGTCGGCCTGGGGCTGCGCGGCATCGGCCTCGACTTCGAGGGCAAGGAGCCGCAGTCGGCGCTGGCCGACTGCGCGCTGGCCGCCATCGCCGTCTGGCTGATGCACGACCTCGACATGAGCTTCGTCGGGTTCGCGGTGGGGCTCGGCTGTTTCGCGCACGTCGTCGGCGACTGCCTGACACCGCGCGGCTGCCCGGTGCTGTGGCCGGTCAAGTGGCGGACGTCCGTCCCGGTGATCCCCCGCACCGACGGGAAGGTCGAACGCTGGGTCGTCATGCCCGTCCTCAGCGTGGGCATCGCGATCCTCGCCGTCCGATCGATCATCGGGGACGCCGCGGTGACCTGGATGACGTCGGGCCGGGGCGGCGGCTAG
- a CDS encoding DNA polymerase ligase N-terminal domain-containing protein, producing MSPKKNDDRLTEYRGRRDAGRTPEPVPGEGPLPRGDDDTFVVQEHHASSLHWDLRFERDGVLVSWAVPKGLPWSPETNHLAVHTEDHPLEYATFEGEIPKDEYGGGKVIIWDRGTYETEKWDDREVKVVVHGSRVSGRYVLFRTRGDDWMIHRMDPPADPDAEPLPESLPPMRPVRRSRLPRDRDGWAFEFAWGGRRLLAYVEGGRARFTDGTGRAVDGPARAGTRLGAELGARPAVLDGELAVVEGRETYLICDVPHLDGRPLLDVPYRQRRERLDALGLSGALWQTAPWFPGDGGAVRDAAAAQGLPGVLAKRLDSPYRPGEESDAWRFVPV from the coding sequence GTGAGCCCCAAGAAGAACGACGATCGCCTCACCGAGTACCGGGGCAGGCGCGACGCCGGGCGCACCCCCGAGCCCGTCCCCGGCGAGGGCCCGCTGCCGCGCGGGGACGACGACACGTTCGTCGTCCAGGAGCATCACGCGAGCAGCCTGCACTGGGACCTGCGGTTCGAACGGGACGGGGTGCTGGTGTCGTGGGCGGTGCCGAAGGGCCTGCCGTGGAGTCCGGAGACGAACCATCTGGCGGTGCACACCGAGGACCATCCGCTGGAGTACGCGACGTTCGAGGGCGAGATCCCGAAGGACGAGTACGGCGGCGGCAAGGTGATCATCTGGGATCGCGGGACGTACGAGACGGAGAAGTGGGACGACCGCGAGGTCAAGGTCGTGGTGCACGGCTCGCGGGTCTCCGGCCGGTACGTGCTGTTCCGGACGCGCGGCGACGACTGGATGATCCACCGGATGGACCCGCCCGCCGACCCGGACGCCGAGCCGCTGCCGGAGTCGCTGCCGCCGATGCGTCCGGTGCGGCGCTCCCGCCTGCCCCGCGACCGGGACGGCTGGGCGTTCGAGTTCGCGTGGGGCGGCCGGCGGCTGCTGGCGTACGTCGAGGGCGGCCGGGCGCGGTTCACCGACGGGACGGGACGGGCCGTGGACGGCCCGGCCCGCGCGGGCACCCGGCTGGGCGCGGAGCTGGGCGCCCGCCCGGCGGTGCTGGACGGGGAGCTGGCCGTGGTGGAGGGCCGCGAGACTTACCTGATCTGCGACGTGCCGCACCTCGACGGGCGTCCGCTGCTGGACGTCCCGTACCGGCAGCGCCGCGAACGGCTCGACGCGCTGGGGCTGTCGGGCGCGCTGTGGCAGACGGCGCCGTGGTTCCCGGGGGACGGCGGCGCGGTGCGGGACGCCGCGGCCGCGCAGGGCCTCCCGGGCGTCCTCGCCAAGCGGCTCGACTCGCCGTACCGGCCGGGCGAGGAGTCGGACGCCTGGCGGTTCGTCCCCGTCTGA
- a CDS encoding ComEA family DNA-binding protein has product MNEPAPYESRVPSDSMPPGRAALSVTWAALPFLSLGYATPFTFAAAALWRRNVHLLVSSGVYIGVFALMLYLLPGLGGDDASQRTVGLLMFVLAVVGCGHAFVIRRRVFDPHGLSGVDNEAVVERVKRRRLLREKARELAAADPGLAKELRIGRPDLPRQYNDGGLVDVNHAPAKALTLLPGITPELAEKIERVRAETGGFMSAEELSAVAGLPPDLTGDLVDYAVFIR; this is encoded by the coding sequence ATGAACGAGCCAGCGCCGTACGAGTCGAGGGTTCCGTCCGACAGCATGCCGCCGGGACGGGCGGCGCTGAGCGTGACGTGGGCGGCGCTGCCGTTCCTGTCGCTCGGTTACGCGACGCCGTTCACGTTCGCGGCGGCGGCGCTGTGGCGGCGCAACGTGCATCTGCTCGTGTCGTCGGGGGTGTACATCGGCGTCTTCGCGCTGATGCTGTACCTGCTGCCCGGGCTCGGCGGCGACGACGCGTCGCAGCGGACCGTGGGCCTGCTGATGTTCGTGCTGGCGGTCGTCGGGTGCGGGCACGCGTTCGTGATCCGGCGGCGGGTGTTCGATCCGCACGGGCTGTCGGGCGTCGACAACGAGGCCGTGGTGGAGCGGGTGAAGCGGCGGCGGCTGCTGCGGGAGAAGGCGCGGGAGCTGGCGGCGGCCGACCCGGGGCTGGCGAAGGAGCTGCGGATCGGGCGTCCGGACCTGCCGCGCCAGTACAACGACGGGGGTCTGGTCGACGTCAACCACGCCCCGGCGAAGGCGCTGACGCTGCTGCCGGGGATCACGCCGGAGCTTGCGGAGAAGATCGAACGGGTGCGGGCGGAAACGGGCGGCTTCATGTCCGCGGAGGAGCTGTCGGCGGTGGCTGGGCTGCCGCCCGACCTCACCGGCGATCTGGTCGACTACGCCGTCTTCATCCGCTGA
- the map gene encoding type I methionyl aminopeptidase: MTTQLLRPGTVSPLRKVPAHIPRPEYVGKKRPKTGEPDVKSPEIIEKMRVAGKIAGQALEEVGKQVRPGITTDELDRIGHEFMLDHGAYPSTLGYRGFPKSLCTSINEVICHGIPDDTVLRDGDIINVDITAFIDGVHGDTDATFLCGDVPEESALLVERTREAMMRGIRAARPGRALNVIGRVIESYAKRFGYGVVRDFTGHGIGTTFHSGLVVPHYDDPKATTLIEAGMTFTIEPMLTLGSFDYDMWDDGWTVVTKDRKRTAQFEHTILITDDGNEILTLP, encoded by the coding sequence ATGACGACGCAGCTTCTCCGACCCGGCACCGTTTCTCCCCTGCGCAAGGTTCCCGCGCACATCCCGCGTCCGGAGTACGTCGGCAAGAAGCGGCCGAAGACCGGCGAGCCGGACGTCAAGTCGCCCGAGATCATCGAGAAGATGCGGGTGGCGGGCAAGATCGCGGGGCAGGCGCTGGAAGAGGTCGGAAAGCAGGTCCGGCCGGGGATCACCACGGACGAACTCGACCGGATCGGGCACGAGTTCATGCTCGACCACGGGGCGTACCCGTCCACGCTGGGCTACCGGGGATTCCCGAAGTCGCTGTGCACCTCGATCAACGAGGTGATCTGCCACGGGATCCCGGACGACACGGTGCTGCGCGACGGCGACATCATCAACGTCGACATCACGGCGTTCATCGACGGCGTGCACGGCGACACGGACGCGACGTTCCTGTGCGGGGACGTGCCGGAGGAGTCGGCGCTGCTGGTGGAGCGCACCCGGGAGGCGATGATGCGGGGCATCCGCGCCGCCAGGCCGGGCCGTGCGCTGAACGTGATCGGGCGGGTGATCGAGTCGTACGCGAAGCGGTTCGGGTACGGGGTGGTGCGCGACTTCACCGGGCACGGGATCGGCACGACGTTCCACTCGGGCCTGGTCGTCCCGCACTACGACGACCCGAAGGCGACCACGCTGATCGAGGCGGGGATGACGTTCACGATCGAGCCGATGCTGACGCTCGGCAGCTTCGACTACGACATGTGGGACGACGGCTGGACGGTCGTGACGAAGGACCGCAAGCGGACGGCCCAGTTCGAGCACACGATCCTGATCACCGACGACGGGAACGAAATCCTCACCCTGCCGTGA
- the npdG gene encoding NADPH-dependent F420 reductase has translation MSDQQRKNPHELPDASGLTIGILGGTGDQGKGLARRFALAGHRVTIGSRKAERAQEAADDLGAGLPVSGAENPVAAGESDVVIVAVPWEGHKATLESLRDELAGKIVVDCVNPLGFEKGKGAFALPVEEGSAAEQAAAVLPDSRVVAAFHHVSAKLLLDPAVEEMELDVLVLGNDREATDLVQALAGRIPGMRGVYGGRLHNAGQIEAFTANLISINRRYKAHAGLRITDV, from the coding sequence ATGAGCGATCAACAGCGGAAGAATCCGCACGAACTCCCGGACGCGAGCGGCCTCACGATCGGGATCCTCGGCGGCACCGGCGACCAGGGCAAGGGCCTGGCCCGGCGGTTCGCGCTCGCCGGGCACCGGGTGACCATCGGGTCCCGCAAGGCCGAGCGCGCCCAGGAGGCCGCCGACGACCTGGGCGCCGGGTTGCCGGTGTCGGGCGCGGAGAACCCGGTGGCGGCGGGGGAGTCGGACGTGGTGATCGTCGCCGTCCCGTGGGAGGGCCACAAGGCCACGCTGGAGTCGCTGCGGGACGAGCTCGCCGGGAAGATCGTCGTGGACTGCGTGAACCCGCTGGGCTTCGAGAAGGGCAAGGGCGCGTTCGCGCTGCCGGTCGAGGAGGGCAGCGCCGCCGAGCAGGCCGCCGCCGTCCTCCCGGACAGCCGCGTCGTCGCCGCGTTCCACCACGTGTCGGCCAAGCTGCTGCTCGACCCGGCCGTGGAGGAGATGGAGCTGGACGTCCTCGTCCTCGGCAACGACCGCGAGGCGACCGACCTCGTGCAGGCCCTCGCCGGCCGGATCCCCGGCATGCGCGGGGTGTACGGGGGACGCCTCCACAACGCCGGGCAGATCGAGGCGTTCACCGCCAACCTGATCAGCATCAACCGCCGCTACAAGGCTCACGCGGGTCTGCGCATCACCGACGTGTAG
- a CDS encoding potassium channel family protein: protein MTDPEAARRPLVLLPRVRTGPLRAVGRRVGLAALAVLAVVAAVYLGRDGYRDSADGDVSLLDAFYYATVSVSTTGYGDITPVSDSARLVNILFVTPVRVLFLIVLVGTTLEVLAERTREDWRKSRWRARVRDHIVVTGYGTKGRSAIKTLLSTGVPHDSIVVVDPDPRVVAEAAEAGLVGVVGDATRSSVLEQAGVPLAREIVVAAARDDTAVLITLTARQLNRRAGIQASVRESENVPLLRQSGADHVVTSSEAAGRLLGVSTRHPNVGDVIEDLLDQGSGLDLVERPVADDETGRPLGAVAQPALAVVRDGRMLPFDHPECDVLRAGDRLIVARSSRRAKAAPRDASGPA from the coding sequence GTGACCGATCCGGAGGCCGCCCGGCGGCCGCTCGTCCTGCTGCCGCGGGTGCGGACGGGGCCGTTGCGCGCCGTCGGGAGGCGCGTGGGGCTCGCCGCGCTCGCGGTGCTGGCCGTGGTCGCCGCCGTCTACCTGGGGCGGGACGGCTACCGCGACTCGGCGGACGGCGACGTGTCGCTGCTGGACGCGTTCTACTACGCCACCGTGTCCGTCTCCACGACCGGGTACGGGGACATCACCCCGGTGAGCGACTCCGCCCGGCTCGTCAACATCCTGTTCGTCACGCCCGTGCGGGTGCTGTTCCTGATCGTCCTCGTCGGCACGACCCTCGAGGTGCTCGCGGAACGCACCCGTGAGGACTGGCGCAAGTCACGCTGGAGGGCCCGCGTGCGCGACCACATCGTGGTGACCGGCTACGGGACGAAGGGCCGCAGCGCCATCAAGACCCTGCTGAGCACCGGCGTGCCCCACGACTCGATCGTGGTGGTCGACCCCGACCCGCGGGTCGTCGCCGAGGCGGCGGAGGCGGGCCTGGTCGGGGTGGTGGGGGACGCCACCCGCAGTTCGGTGCTCGAGCAGGCGGGCGTCCCGCTGGCCCGCGAGATCGTCGTGGCGGCCGCCCGGGACGACACCGCGGTGCTGATCACGCTGACCGCGCGGCAGCTCAACCGGCGGGCCGGCATCCAGGCGTCGGTGCGCGAGTCCGAGAACGTCCCGCTGCTGCGGCAGAGCGGCGCCGACCATGTCGTCACCTCGTCGGAGGCCGCGGGGCGGCTGCTGGGCGTGTCCACCCGCCACCCCAACGTCGGCGACGTCATCGAGGACCTGCTCGACCAGGGCAGCGGCCTCGACCTGGTCGAACGTCCCGTGGCGGACGACGAGACCGGCCGTCCCCTCGGGGCGGTGGCGCAGCCGGCGCTGGCCGTGGTGCGGGACGGACGGATGCTGCCGTTCGACCACCCGGAGTGCGACGTCCTGCGCGCGGGCGACCGGCTCATCGTCGCCCGTTCGTCCCGCCGGGCGAAGGCCGCGCCGCGCGACGCGTCCGGCCCGGCCTGA
- the panB gene encoding 3-methyl-2-oxobutanoate hydroxymethyltransferase produces MSSSVAPPAQPTALYGGTGGRRVTVRDIAAAKQRHEKWPMLTAYDALTARVFDEAGIPVLLVGDSAAMVVYGYDSTIPVTVDDLIPLTAAVVRGSKRAMVVADLPFGSYQTGVSEALTSATRFMKETGAHAIKLEGGRRVLPQVEALVAAGIPVMGHLGLTPQSVNAFGGYRVQGRGESGEELIADAKALEAAGAFSVVLECVPGELAARVTSSLSIPTIGIGAGNATDAQVLVWQDMAGLTPHTAKFVKKFADVNGVLGDAARAYADEVVGGGYPAAEHSYK; encoded by the coding sequence ATGTCTTCTTCTGTTGCACCCCCCGCGCAGCCGACCGCACTGTACGGCGGTACGGGCGGGCGAAGGGTCACCGTGCGCGACATCGCGGCGGCGAAGCAGCGGCACGAGAAGTGGCCGATGCTCACCGCCTACGACGCGCTCACCGCGCGGGTGTTCGACGAGGCCGGCATTCCCGTGCTGCTCGTCGGCGACTCCGCCGCGATGGTCGTCTACGGCTACGACTCGACGATCCCCGTGACGGTCGACGACCTGATCCCGCTCACCGCCGCGGTCGTCCGCGGGTCCAAGCGGGCCATGGTGGTCGCCGACCTGCCCTTCGGCTCCTACCAGACGGGCGTGTCCGAGGCCCTCACCAGCGCGACCCGCTTCATGAAGGAGACCGGCGCCCACGCGATCAAGCTGGAGGGCGGCCGCCGCGTCCTGCCGCAGGTCGAGGCGCTCGTCGCCGCGGGCATCCCGGTGATGGGCCACCTCGGCCTCACCCCGCAGTCGGTGAACGCGTTCGGCGGCTACCGGGTGCAGGGCCGCGGCGAGTCCGGCGAGGAGCTGATCGCCGACGCCAAGGCCCTCGAGGCCGCGGGCGCGTTCTCGGTCGTCCTCGAGTGCGTCCCCGGGGAACTCGCCGCGCGCGTCACCTCGTCGCTGTCCATCCCGACGATCGGCATCGGCGCCGGCAACGCCACCGACGCCCAGGTCCTCGTATGGCAGGACATGGCGGGCCTCACCCCGCACACCGCCAAGTTCGTCAAGAAGTTCGCGGACGTGAACGGCGTCCTCGGCGACGCGGCCCGCGCCTACGCCGACGAGGTCGTCGGCGGCGGCTACCCCGCCGCCGAGCACTCGTACAAGTGA